The Micromonas commoda chromosome 6, complete sequence genome includes the window gggcgcggcggttgaCGCCCAGCTCGATAAGATCTACGACAGGATCTACATGGAGAActacctcgccgcggccaaaaAGGAGGACCTGGCGGCTAAGCGCCAGAAGAggcaggagcgcgaggagcgcctccgcgacggggctggcggccgcggcggtagGTCTTTCGAcggcggtcgaggcggtcgcggcgggcggggcccCCGCGACCGGAACCAGTTCCAGAGGCCCCAGATCAGCGTCATGCAGGCTGCGCCCGGCATGATGCTGGTGCCGGCGGAGGGAGCGGGGCCCAACGGTCCTTACGTGCAGGtacccgcgcccgaggcgggcggggaTGCCCCCGAGGGCGGGCAGCAGCAGGTGGTTGTCGTGGCCGAGGGCAAGGGTGGCAAGAGGTATCaggacatcgacgcgccCAAGTCGAACCGCGTCGTCCTGGACTACGGTGACATCTAACACTTAGAGGAGAAAAAAGTCAGATGAAATGAATGACACATCTATCGTAACGTCAGCGAATGAGTGCGCCCGAGAATTGAACCCCGCGTCGAACGTCCGCCGGGCCCCCTCCCGTGCGGAACCGGGTCATCGCTCGACCTCCCACGTACAGACTCGAGAATCCGACGGCGGCCCAGACGAGGACGTTCAGGAAGGAGAGGAAACCGACAAACTCGTCCCAGGCCCCATCCGCGTTCGAAAATATGAGCATCGTCGTTATAACCCCGGCGCACATGGTTCCAACCACGGGTATAGACGCTAGCATCCAGACCACCATCAAAAAATGAAAAAAAAAGTGGACGAAGAATCGAATGTATTGCGCGGACGTGAACATGTTGTGTCGTGTTCTCTTTCCCGCGTTGTACAGAACCCGATACCACGTCTGAAACGATATCGGaactcccgcggcggcgaagaggcaAGCGAAAAACCAGTCCCCGATGCCCGACCCGCCGATGGTAAAGTTTAGGGTGATGACTAAAAAATTGAGGCAGTATCCGAAGCTCGCGAGCATCCATGTCATGTACGCTGCGGTCACCATACCCCGATTCTCTTCGGCCACCTCGGCTCGAATGTCATGATAGAGCACAGGGCGGCAGGATGGCCAGTTGGGCCTTTTCTCCAGTGTGGCGGAAATCTCATCATACGCATCCTCTCTCACGCGAAGCTCAGCCTCCTTTTTGTCCAGTTCTCGAGCCTTCCTGGCTAAGGCCTCATCGTCGATCgtgccctcgccgagcatTCCGGTTTCATCTTCGACGCGGTAATGggacgagaacgacgccgcgacgtggccgccgccgaagccaaACAACCCGGAGAGATTGTCCGGCGGCGCGTAGGGGTCCCTCGGCTTTTCTtccagcctcggcctcggtATCTCCCCGGAGGAAGCTCCCTtggggacgacgtcgtgcacGCTCGCGGCCGTGAGGGAGGGATCCGCGAAAGGATTGAcatcctcctcatcctcatcctccttGACCAAAACTGTAAGGTGCGAGCCTTCGttgctcgtcgaggacgacatcgcgcGTCGTAAAGTGAAGCAAGCTTTCTCGGACGTGACAAACACCACGAGTCACCTCAAATATTTTTCCCAAACAAGTTCGTTCGTATTACAAGCAACAGAGCAATATAGGCACTCCCCCTTTCTACTGGGGCTTCGGGGCCGCCTCGATGACCTTTAAGCAATCAGCGACGCTCGCaccctcctccatcgccctcgtgagcgcgtcgaaggaCGCCTCGTGTCGCTTCAACATGCTCGCCGCCTGCCACACCGCCCACCTGGTCACCTGCTGTTGCGACTGATCGCTCAGCTTGGGCTCCGCCTTGTTGAGGATGCGCTGCAGATCCCTGAGATCCGCCTCCTGTCCCCTCACGTCCTCGAACGCCagggcctccgccgccactcCCGCCATGGACACGCACGCCAGCGGGAGCATCGTCTTCTCGCTGATGGCAATCTTGCCGTACACCTTGCGCTCCAGCTTCGCCTCCAGGAAATCggtgtgcgccgcgccgagacCCAAGGAGTAGCCCGCCACGGGCACGCCGAGCATGTACCCCACCAAGAagtgcgccgcctcgtgcCTGGCGATGCGGTTGCGATACTCCGGAGATATACGCGCGAATCGGTCGATGGCCACCTGGAGCAAGCCGGGTGCGGTGGACcccacggcgaggacggcgagggagatgCCGCCGATGAGGTACGATCCGAAGGCGCCCCAGTCGCCGGGCAGggtggcgccgacgatgagaGCCAGGAAGGAGGTGGACATggtgacgccgacgatgaaGTTGAAGTCGTTGGTGTTGTTGGGTTGGCCAATCTGCGAGCTGTTCTTCACTCCCATCTGGTTCAACTCGTTGGGGAAGATGTTGCGCCGGGTCAGCTCGGGGTAGCAGTCCCATCGCGAGGTCTCGCCCGCAGCCTTCATGCCGTTCAGCACCGAGCGCACGGTCCCGGTCGCGTtctcggccgcctccgcgcgctcggacgGCGGAAGATCcttgatggcgtcgaggcACTTCGCGAGCTTCACGTAACCCTCGGCGGCTCCgatgggcgcgacgtcgggcaCGGCGTCGGACTCGACGTCGGGAGACACGACATcaacggaggaggagccctcggcgttgacgaccagggaggcgcggcgcctGGCGCCGGCACCGAGCGTCAAGGAGCGACgaagggaggaggaggtgccCACGAAACgtccggggacggggacgcgagacctctgacgcggcggcgcggtctttccggcgaggcggacggcgttcgcggtcgtcgcgatgCTCAAGGAGTTCATATCGGAGGCGTGCGTTCGTTACCGAGCGATCGACGGtggatcggcgccgcgggttgTGGATAGCCGATGCGAGCGATGGAAAGCGAAACTGGCTCCTTTCTGCTGCGCTCTCCTTGCGCCACGTCATCGGTTCGGTCGGTCGAAACGCATAGACCCAGGACCACGAGTCAATCAGGCCGATCAATTCGCGTTCCGGTCGGACACCCG containing:
- a CDS encoding predicted protein; amino-acid sequence: MNSLSIATTANAVRLAGKTAPPRQRSRVPVPGRFVGTSSSLRRSLTLGAGARRRASLVVNAEGSSSVDVVSPDVESDAVPDVAPIGAAEGYVKLAKCLDAIKDLPPSERAEAAENATGTVRSVLNGMKAAGETSRWDCYPELTRRNIFPNELNQMGVKNSSQIGQPNNTNDFNFIVGVTMSTSFLALIVGATLPGDWGAFGSYLIGGISLAVLAVGSTAPGLLQVAIDRFARISPEYRNRIARHEAAHFLVGYMLGVPVAGYSLGLGAAHTDFLEAKLERKVYGKIAISEKTMLPLACVSMAGVAAEALAFEDVRGQEADLRDLQRILNKAEPKLSDQSQQQVTRWAVWQAASMLKRHEASFDALTRAMEEGASVADCLKVIEAAPKPQ
- a CDS encoding predicted protein — its product is MSSSTSNEGSHLTVLVKEDEDEEDVNPFADPSLTAASVHDVVPKGASSGEIPRPRLEEKPRDPYAPPDNLSGLFGFGGGHVAASFSSHYRVEDETGMLGEGTIDDEALARKARELDKKEAELRVREDAYDEISATLEKRPNWPSCRPVLYHDIRAEVAEENRGMVTAAYMTWMLASFGYCLNFLVITLNFTIGGSGIGDWFFACLFAAAGVPISFQTWYRVLYNAGKRTRHNMFTSAQYIRFFVHFFFHFLMVVWMLASIPVVGTMCAGVITTMLIFSNADGAWDEFVGFLSFLNVLVWAAVGFSSLYVGGRAMTRFRTGGGPADVRRGVQFSGALIR